Proteins encoded by one window of Xanthomonas sp. DAR 80977:
- the hutC gene encoding histidine utilization repressor, with protein sequence MSQPRPATTLNHRIRSDIEGRIRSGEWPPGHRIPFEHELMAQYACSRMTVNKVLAMLADAGMIERRRRAGSFVARPHPHMEQVALEIPDIPVEVAARGHAYRFELLERRQRAPRDALPQEAEVAAAGTLLALHCLHYADGRPFALEERVINPVAVPEALQMDFAVVVPGSWLLQHVPWTRAEHRISAVGANAAQAARLQVAAGTACLLIDRQTWRGEQAVTFVRQVFLGDTYDLVARFSPGAR encoded by the coding sequence ATGAGCCAGCCCCGGCCCGCCACGACGCTCAACCACCGCATCCGCAGCGATATCGAAGGCCGCATCCGCAGCGGCGAATGGCCGCCGGGCCATCGCATCCCGTTCGAGCACGAACTGATGGCGCAGTACGCCTGCTCGCGGATGACGGTCAACAAGGTGCTGGCGATGCTGGCCGACGCCGGCATGATCGAGCGCCGCCGCCGCGCCGGTTCGTTCGTGGCGCGGCCGCATCCGCACATGGAACAGGTGGCGCTGGAGATTCCCGACATTCCGGTCGAGGTCGCCGCGCGCGGCCATGCCTACCGCTTCGAGTTGCTCGAGCGGCGCCAGCGCGCGCCGCGCGACGCACTGCCGCAGGAGGCCGAGGTCGCCGCCGCCGGCACGCTGCTGGCGCTGCACTGCCTGCACTACGCCGACGGGCGCCCGTTCGCGCTGGAGGAGCGGGTGATCAATCCGGTGGCGGTGCCGGAAGCGCTGCAGATGGATTTCGCGGTCGTCGTGCCCGGCAGCTGGCTGCTGCAGCACGTGCCGTGGACCCGCGCCGAACACCGCATCAGCGCGGTCGGCGCCAATGCCGCGCAGGCGGCGCGGCTGCAGGTGGCGGCCGGCACCGCCTGCCTGCTGATCGACCGGCAGACCTGGCGCGGCGAGCAGGCGGTGACCTTCGTGCGCCAGGTTTTCCTCGGCGACACCTACGACCTGGTGGCGCGGTTCTCGCCGGGCGCGCGCTGA
- a CDS encoding SDR family oxidoreductase — translation MTYFVTGATGFIGRYLMANLMRRKGLIHVLVRKESQRKFDALVREQGWDAKRLVVLHGDVGSDCCGLDEAQRQALRGKVRHFFHLAALYDLTAKAEAQRVANLDGTRNALELAAQIGAGVFHHTSSIAVAGLYPGIFREDMFEEAEGLDDPYLRTKHDAEALVRAETRIKWRIYRPGMVVGDSRSGAIDKIDGPYYFFPLIKKLRQLLPPWMPMLGIEGGRINLVPVDFVADAMDHIAHKPKLDGHTFHLTDPEPLRVGEVLNVFCRAGHAPEMTLRVDARMFAFVPAGIRAAVGGLPPIRRFTGMLLRDFRIPREVLKFITYPTRFDSRETERALKGSGIAVPRLEDYAWRLWDHWERHLDPDLFVDRTLKGKVRGKVVLITGGSSGIGLATAQRVAEAGATTIIVARGEQELFAARDAMNAKGGKVFAYTADLSDLAGCDALLKTVLEAHGHVDVLINNAGRSIRRSIELSYDRFHDFERTMQLNYFGSLRLIMGVLPGMTARRKGHIINVSSIGVLANSPRFSAYVASKAALDAWSRCAQGELSGKGISFTTVNMPLVKTPMIAPTKMYDSVPTLSVEEAADLMVKAIIERPSRVATRLGIFAALVNAVAPKAYEVVMNTAFELFPDSAAAKGDRKALRETKPSQEQIAFAALMRGVHW, via the coding sequence ATGACGTATTTCGTGACGGGCGCCACCGGTTTCATCGGCCGTTATCTGATGGCCAACCTGATGCGGCGCAAAGGCCTCATCCACGTCCTGGTCCGCAAGGAATCGCAACGCAAGTTCGACGCGCTGGTGCGCGAGCAGGGCTGGGACGCCAAGCGCCTGGTGGTGCTGCACGGCGACGTCGGCAGCGACTGCTGCGGGCTGGACGAGGCGCAACGGCAGGCGCTGCGCGGCAAGGTCCGGCACTTCTTCCACCTGGCCGCGCTGTACGACCTCACCGCCAAGGCCGAGGCGCAGCGCGTGGCCAATCTCGACGGCACCCGCAACGCGCTGGAGCTGGCCGCGCAGATCGGCGCCGGCGTCTTCCACCACACCAGCTCGATCGCGGTGGCCGGGCTGTATCCGGGCATCTTCCGCGAGGACATGTTCGAAGAGGCCGAAGGCCTGGACGATCCCTACCTGCGCACCAAGCACGACGCCGAGGCGCTGGTGCGCGCGGAAACCCGGATCAAGTGGCGCATCTACCGCCCCGGCATGGTGGTCGGCGATTCGCGCAGCGGCGCGATCGACAAGATCGACGGGCCGTACTACTTCTTCCCGCTGATCAAGAAGCTGCGCCAGCTGCTGCCGCCGTGGATGCCGATGCTGGGCATCGAGGGCGGGCGCATCAACCTGGTGCCGGTGGATTTCGTCGCCGATGCGATGGACCACATCGCGCACAAGCCCAAGCTCGACGGCCACACCTTCCACCTCACCGACCCGGAGCCGCTGCGCGTGGGCGAGGTGCTCAACGTGTTCTGCCGCGCCGGCCACGCCCCGGAGATGACCTTGCGGGTGGACGCGCGCATGTTCGCGTTCGTGCCGGCGGGGATCCGCGCAGCGGTCGGCGGGCTGCCGCCGATCCGCCGCTTCACCGGCATGCTGCTGCGCGATTTCCGCATCCCGCGCGAGGTGCTGAAGTTCATCACCTATCCCACGCGCTTCGACAGCCGCGAGACCGAGCGCGCGCTGAAGGGCAGCGGCATCGCCGTGCCGCGGCTGGAGGACTACGCCTGGCGCCTGTGGGACCACTGGGAACGGCACCTGGATCCGGACCTGTTCGTGGACCGCACGCTCAAGGGCAAGGTGCGCGGCAAGGTGGTGCTGATCACCGGCGGTTCCTCGGGCATCGGCCTGGCCACCGCACAGCGCGTCGCCGAAGCCGGTGCCACCACCATCATCGTCGCCCGCGGCGAGCAGGAACTGTTCGCCGCGCGCGATGCGATGAACGCCAAGGGCGGAAAGGTGTTCGCCTACACCGCCGACCTGTCCGACCTGGCCGGCTGCGATGCGCTGCTGAAGACCGTGCTCGAGGCGCATGGCCATGTCGACGTGCTGATCAACAACGCCGGCCGCTCGATCCGCCGCTCGATCGAACTGAGCTACGACCGCTTCCACGATTTCGAGCGCACCATGCAGCTGAACTACTTCGGCAGCCTGCGCCTGATCATGGGCGTGCTGCCGGGCATGACCGCGCGGCGCAAGGGCCACATCATCAACGTCAGCTCGATCGGCGTGCTGGCCAACTCGCCGCGCTTCTCCGCCTACGTGGCCTCGAAGGCGGCGCTGGACGCGTGGAGCCGCTGCGCCCAGGGCGAGCTGTCGGGCAAGGGCATCAGCTTCACCACGGTCAACATGCCGCTGGTGAAGACGCCGATGATCGCGCCGACCAAGATGTACGACAGCGTGCCGACGCTGAGCGTGGAAGAGGCGGCCGACCTGATGGTCAAGGCGATCATCGAGCGCCCGAGCCGGGTGGCGACGCGGCTGGGCATCTTCGCCGCGTTGGTCAACGCGGTCGCGCCGAAGGCCTACGAGGTGGTGATGAACACCGCCTTCGAACTGTTCCCGGACTCGGCCGCGGCCAAGGGCGACCGCAAGGCGCTGCGCGAGACCAAGCCCAGCCAGGAACAGATCGCGTTCGCGGCGCTGATGCGCGGCGTCCATTGGTGA
- a CDS encoding restriction endonuclease, whose amino-acid sequence MFSWIAATVLAVGAWLAATLYLWVVRRRENETTAGLHALAGLHWRDFSRMVRRAMREQRDLHDAVADDDASQEPQSDFVMTRGDARWLLSCKHGRAYRIGSAAVNELGAAARLMGAQGGILVTEGKVQRDGIAAADKQSVEILDGRRIWPMLKRYLPSELEDGVIGASRRRAQRHTAIAALAALTLGLLVGLGGLALQQRSDDAASAATLPAPAVAPAPAPATPAPTPAPPAASPPPVAAAAAAAPAAPAAAVQPASAQPDAVTEAGYRQSVSKALARTPGVIRGIWQTQMTLVIDRSGDDAQVWPGICKEVERYPSLRTVRIQLNPRPDRDEPVRWRQCRTF is encoded by the coding sequence ATGTTTTCCTGGATAGCGGCAACGGTCTTGGCAGTTGGAGCATGGCTCGCTGCCACGCTCTACCTGTGGGTGGTCCGTCGCCGCGAGAACGAGACCACCGCCGGGCTGCATGCCCTGGCCGGACTGCATTGGCGCGATTTCTCGCGCATGGTGCGGCGCGCGATGCGCGAGCAGCGCGACCTGCACGACGCGGTCGCCGACGACGACGCGTCCCAGGAACCGCAGAGCGACTTCGTGATGACCCGCGGCGATGCGCGCTGGCTGCTGTCGTGCAAGCACGGCCGCGCCTACCGGATCGGCTCGGCCGCGGTCAACGAACTGGGCGCCGCGGCGCGGCTGATGGGCGCGCAGGGCGGCATCCTGGTCACCGAGGGCAAGGTGCAGCGCGACGGCATCGCCGCGGCCGACAAGCAGTCGGTGGAGATCCTCGACGGCCGCCGCATCTGGCCGATGCTCAAGCGCTACCTGCCCAGCGAACTGGAGGACGGGGTGATCGGCGCCAGCCGCCGGCGTGCGCAGCGGCATACCGCGATCGCCGCGCTGGCCGCACTGACGCTGGGCCTGCTGGTGGGACTGGGCGGGCTGGCGCTGCAGCAGCGCAGCGACGATGCCGCGTCCGCCGCCACGCTGCCAGCGCCAGCAGTTGCCCCCGCACCCGCGCCTGCCACGCCAGCACCCACGCCAGCGCCGCCCGCGGCCAGTCCGCCGCCGGTCGCCGCGGCCGCGGCTGCGGCACCTGCTGCGCCCGCGGCCGCGGTGCAGCCGGCAAGCGCGCAACCCGATGCCGTCACCGAAGCCGGTTATCGCCAGTCGGTGTCCAAGGCCCTGGCCAGGACGCCCGGCGTGATCCGCGGCATCTGGCAGACCCAGATGACCCTGGTGATCGACCGCAGCGGCGACGACGCGCAGGTGTGGCCGGGGATCTGCAAGGAAGTGGAACGCTACCCCTCGCTGCGCACCGTCCGCATCCAGCTCAATCCGCGCCCCGACCGCGACGAGCCGGTGCGCTGGCGGCAATGCAGGACGTTTTGA
- a CDS encoding phasin family protein: MATLKKSARKKKSAAAADEGLQAQAEKLSKRLGESAQQVWLAGVGAFGRAQAEGGKLFETLVKEGLTLEQSTRKLAGGGVDAVRDVVENRVGQARERAADTWDRLEKVFEDRVQRALRRLEVPSREDLGTLVDRVDALNAELRNLGSGRRARPAPAKKAPAAKKAAKTATPKSRPAKQAAPARRRAGPVVASATPAPKRASRKRATAPASAE, from the coding sequence ATGGCCACCCTGAAGAAATCCGCACGCAAGAAGAAGTCTGCCGCCGCTGCCGACGAGGGCCTGCAGGCGCAGGCGGAAAAGCTGTCCAAGCGCCTGGGCGAATCGGCGCAGCAGGTGTGGCTGGCCGGGGTCGGCGCGTTCGGCCGCGCCCAGGCCGAAGGCGGCAAGCTGTTCGAGACCCTGGTCAAGGAAGGCCTGACCCTGGAGCAGAGCACGCGCAAGCTGGCCGGCGGCGGCGTCGATGCGGTGCGCGATGTGGTCGAGAACCGGGTCGGCCAGGCGCGCGAACGCGCCGCCGACACCTGGGACCGGCTGGAGAAGGTGTTCGAGGACCGGGTGCAGCGCGCCTTGCGCAGGTTGGAAGTGCCAAGCCGCGAAGACCTCGGCACCCTGGTCGATCGCGTAGACGCTTTGAATGCCGAACTGCGCAACCTCGGCAGCGGCCGCCGCGCGCGCCCGGCACCGGCCAAGAAGGCGCCAGCGGCCAAGAAGGCGGCAAAGACCGCCACGCCCAAATCGCGTCCGGCCAAGCAGGCGGCGCCGGCCCGGCGCCGTGCCGGCCCGGTGGTCGCCAGCGCCACGCCGGCGCCGAAACGCGCCAGCCGCAAGCGTGCGACCGCGCCGGCGTCCGCTGAATAA
- a CDS encoding patatin-like phospholipase family protein, whose translation MLSLHSASPRPRSHGRIGLAIAGGGPIGGMYGLGALRALDEALDGLDLTRLDCYVGVSSGAFLTAGLANRISSAEICRIFVTGNSDDAHFRPEDFLRPNVYEYLRRAATLPKLAYGWWYDLLTEPRKTRWSDLITRFGGLVPSGLFDNAGVERFMQDVFSRRGRSNDFRALDADLFVVAVDLDSGRTVRFGEPGLDQVPISLAVQASAALPGLYPPVEIDGRHYVDGALRRTMHASTLLERGIDLMIGINPLVPYDATHAPRRNGQIDRARLLSGGLPAVLSQTFRTLLQSRMQVGLEKYARQYPRVDQLVFEPNADNSELFFTNLFSYAARHRVCQLAYRNTMADLRRNAEVLEPMLAAHGIALRHQILNDRQRTFLDGVDVQPGRTTETTARLRRALDDVDQVIARRRATRRTRPTPPLSAD comes from the coding sequence ATGCTTTCCCTCCACAGCGCCTCGCCCCGCCCTCGCTCACACGGCCGCATCGGCCTGGCCATCGCCGGCGGCGGCCCGATCGGCGGCATGTACGGACTCGGCGCGCTGCGCGCGCTGGACGAGGCCCTGGACGGACTCGACCTGACCCGGCTGGACTGCTACGTCGGGGTCAGCTCCGGCGCGTTCCTGACCGCCGGCCTGGCCAACCGCATCAGCAGCGCCGAGATCTGCCGGATCTTCGTCACCGGCAACAGCGACGATGCGCACTTCCGGCCCGAGGATTTCCTGCGCCCCAACGTCTACGAATACCTGCGCCGCGCCGCGACCCTGCCCAAGCTCGCCTACGGCTGGTGGTACGACCTGCTGACCGAGCCGCGCAAGACGCGCTGGTCGGACCTGATCACCCGCTTCGGCGGGCTGGTGCCCAGCGGCCTGTTCGACAACGCCGGGGTCGAGCGCTTCATGCAGGACGTGTTCAGCCGGCGCGGCCGCAGCAACGATTTCCGCGCGCTGGACGCCGATCTGTTCGTGGTCGCGGTGGACCTGGACAGCGGCCGCACCGTGCGCTTCGGCGAGCCGGGCCTGGACCAGGTGCCGATCTCGCTGGCGGTGCAGGCCAGCGCCGCGCTGCCGGGGCTGTACCCGCCGGTGGAGATCGACGGCCGCCACTACGTGGACGGCGCGCTGCGGCGCACGATGCATGCGTCCACGCTGCTGGAGCGCGGCATCGACCTGATGATCGGGATCAATCCGCTGGTGCCCTACGACGCCACCCACGCACCGCGCCGCAACGGCCAGATCGATCGCGCGCGGCTGCTCAGCGGCGGCCTGCCGGCGGTGCTGTCGCAGACCTTCCGCACCCTGCTGCAATCGCGCATGCAGGTCGGGCTGGAAAAGTACGCGCGGCAGTACCCGCGGGTGGACCAGCTGGTGTTCGAACCCAATGCCGACAACAGCGAACTGTTCTTCACCAATCTGTTCAGCTATGCCGCGCGGCACCGCGTGTGCCAGCTCGCCTACCGCAACACCATGGCCGACCTGCGCCGCAACGCCGAGGTGCTGGAACCGATGCTGGCCGCACACGGCATCGCCCTGCGCCACCAGATCCTCAACGACCGCCAGCGCACCTTCCTCGACGGCGTGGACGTGCAGCCGGGGCGCACCACCGAGACCACCGCGCGCCTGCGCCGCGCACTCGACGACGTCGACCAGGTCATCGCCCGGCGTCGCGCCACGCGCCGCACGCGGCCTACGCCGCCGCTTTCCGCCGACTGA
- a CDS encoding FFLEELY motif protein: MARSNPVLERLGRRLAWHQAVHDPAHEPRNALRWLQELRRWQSQRLERSFEHFLEDPQRRPAAMFFLTDVYGDRDFSRRDADIVKVLPMMQRLMPATLLDTVADGIELGVLTHALDLRMAEALQALAPRRKRLDDDLYAEAYRHTGLRRLRLHQIDLIASVGLGLAGAVHTPGVRMLLRFARGPAKAAGLSELQGFLERGFDAFSKLGDAEGFIGDIETTEREVSRRLFAGHPQPFAFD; the protein is encoded by the coding sequence ATGGCGCGCAGCAATCCCGTCCTGGAACGACTCGGCCGCCGCCTGGCGTGGCACCAGGCCGTGCACGATCCGGCGCACGAGCCGCGCAACGCGCTGCGCTGGCTGCAGGAATTGCGGCGCTGGCAGTCGCAGCGGCTGGAGCGCAGCTTCGAGCATTTCCTGGAAGACCCGCAGCGGCGGCCGGCGGCGATGTTCTTCCTCACCGACGTCTACGGCGACCGCGATTTCAGCCGGCGCGACGCCGACATCGTCAAGGTGCTGCCGATGATGCAGCGGCTGATGCCGGCCACGCTGCTGGACACGGTGGCCGACGGCATCGAGCTGGGCGTGCTGACCCACGCGCTGGACCTGCGCATGGCCGAGGCGCTGCAGGCGCTGGCGCCGCGCCGCAAGCGCCTGGACGACGACCTGTACGCCGAGGCCTACCGGCACACCGGCCTGCGCCGCCTGCGCCTGCACCAGATCGACCTGATCGCCAGCGTCGGCCTGGGCCTGGCCGGCGCGGTGCACACTCCGGGCGTGCGCATGCTGCTGCGCTTCGCGCGCGGCCCGGCCAAGGCGGCGGGGCTGTCGGAGCTGCAGGGATTCCTGGAGCGCGGCTTCGACGCGTTCTCCAAGCTGGGCGACGCCGAAGGCTTCATCGGCGACATCGAGACCACCGAGCGCGAGGTCTCGCGGCGCCTGTTCGCCGGACACCCGCAGCCGTTCGCGTTCGACTGA
- a CDS encoding polyhydroxyalkanoic acid system family protein, whose amino-acid sequence MSSIDIRHDHGKTPAQARKAIEDAAKKLSERFDLESRWDGDALLFSRSGVDGRIELLPKQVHVTAELGFLLSALKGTVESEIRRVLAEKLG is encoded by the coding sequence ATGTCCAGCATCGACATCCGCCACGACCACGGCAAGACCCCCGCACAGGCGCGCAAGGCGATCGAGGACGCCGCCAAGAAGCTGTCCGAACGTTTCGACCTGGAATCGCGCTGGGACGGCGATGCGCTGCTGTTCTCGCGCTCCGGGGTGGACGGGCGGATCGAACTGCTGCCCAAGCAGGTGCACGTCACCGCCGAGCTGGGCTTCCTGCTGTCGGCGCTGAAGGGCACGGTGGAAAGCGAGATCCGCCGCGTCCTGGCCGAAAAGCTGGGCTGA
- a CDS encoding FHA domain-containing protein, giving the protein MPDLQVHFSNRQQPDRPLRAGVHRIVRQASGHVRVVDDTQGALLLAQFCLDRRGLWLQVANGARGIHVNGRPVRRMALLRAGDAVYADGVEMVVLGVCEPLQRLPDAAEGEGEDPRLVLRGVGGQHHGRSYTLDRVRSIGRLRDCDICIDDPAFAERHARLERHGERVLLRGLGDAQTQVNGNAVRDCWLQPGDQLVFDAQHRFVLEVPQAAPGEPLKHDPASVPLAAAPVAAPRPATALRWPWLLLSALLLAAALSGLLWFGAR; this is encoded by the coding sequence GTGCCCGACCTGCAAGTCCATTTCAGCAACCGCCAGCAACCCGACCGGCCCTTGCGCGCGGGCGTGCACCGCATCGTGCGGCAGGCGTCCGGCCACGTGCGCGTGGTCGACGATACCCAGGGCGCGCTGCTGCTGGCGCAGTTCTGCCTGGACCGGCGCGGGCTGTGGCTGCAGGTGGCCAACGGCGCCCGCGGCATCCATGTGAACGGGCGCCCGGTGCGGCGCATGGCCTTGCTGCGCGCCGGCGACGCGGTCTATGCCGATGGCGTGGAAATGGTGGTGCTGGGCGTGTGCGAGCCGCTGCAGCGCCTGCCCGACGCGGCCGAAGGCGAGGGCGAGGATCCGCGGCTGGTGCTGCGCGGGGTCGGCGGCCAGCACCATGGCCGCAGCTATACGCTGGACCGCGTGCGCAGCATCGGCCGCCTGCGCGACTGCGACATCTGCATCGACGATCCGGCCTTCGCCGAACGCCACGCGCGCCTGGAACGGCATGGCGAGCGCGTGCTGCTGCGCGGGCTCGGCGATGCGCAGACCCAGGTCAACGGCAATGCGGTGCGCGATTGCTGGCTGCAGCCGGGCGACCAGCTGGTGTTCGACGCCCAGCACCGCTTCGTGCTGGAAGTGCCGCAGGCCGCGCCCGGCGAGCCGCTGAAGCACGATCCAGCCAGCGTGCCGCTGGCGGCCGCGCCGGTCGCCGCGCCGCGTCCGGCCACCGCCTTGCGCTGGCCGTGGCTGTTGCTCAGCGCCCTGCTGCTGGCGGCCGCGCTCAGCGGGCTGCTGTGGTTCGGCGCGCGCTGA
- the msrQ gene encoding protein-methionine-sulfoxide reductase heme-binding subunit MsrQ, producing MAKTSGSLIAAKALVHALALAPLAYLGWQFWQVWQAGSDALGADPVAEIEHRTGLWALRLLLLTLAITPLRQLSGQSVLLRFRRMLGLYAFFYACVHLGVYLGLDLRGYWAQIFEEIVKRPYITVGFLAWLLLIPLAITSTQGWMRRLKRNWGKLHKAIYAIGVLAVLHFWWLVKSDIREPLLYAAILALLLGWRGWRALSARRTTAAR from the coding sequence ATGGCTAAGACATCTGGTTCGCTGATCGCCGCCAAGGCGCTGGTGCATGCGCTCGCGCTGGCGCCGTTGGCCTATCTGGGCTGGCAGTTCTGGCAGGTGTGGCAGGCCGGCAGCGATGCGCTCGGCGCCGATCCGGTGGCCGAGATCGAGCACCGCACCGGGCTGTGGGCGCTGCGCCTACTGCTGCTGACCCTGGCGATCACGCCGCTGCGGCAGCTGAGCGGGCAATCGGTGCTGCTGCGCTTCCGGCGCATGCTCGGGCTGTACGCGTTCTTCTACGCCTGCGTGCACCTGGGCGTGTACCTGGGCCTGGACCTGCGCGGCTACTGGGCGCAGATCTTCGAGGAGATCGTCAAGCGCCCCTACATCACCGTCGGCTTCCTGGCCTGGCTGCTGCTGATCCCGCTGGCGATCACCTCCACCCAGGGCTGGATGCGCCGGCTCAAGCGCAATTGGGGCAAGCTGCACAAGGCGATCTACGCGATCGGCGTGCTGGCGGTGCTGCACTTCTGGTGGCTGGTGAAATCGGACATCCGCGAACCGCTGCTGTACGCGGCGATCCTGGCGCTGCTGCTGGGCTGGCGCGGCTGGCGGGCGCTCAGCGCGCGCCGAACCACAGCAGCCCGCTGA
- the msrP gene encoding protein-methionine-sulfoxide reductase catalytic subunit MsrP — translation MSLRDVLKIPSREVTDEALYRDRRRLLQALALAPAVGLAGCADAEPPPPPKTVLTPEQARSGFRTSEELTRYEDVTSYNNFYEFGTDKTDPSKAAKTLRTAPWSVKVSGECEKPGTLALDDLLKGSRAEERIYRLRCVEGWSMVIPWLGVPLAEVLKRFAPTSKAKYVAFTTLADPQQMPGVRYRSIDWPYKEGLRIDEAMHPLTLLATGLYGKPLPQQNGAPLRLVVPWKYGFKSIKSIVEIRFVERMPETAWHELQASEYGFFSNVNPAVDHPRWSQKTERRIAGKASKLFAERIPTRPFNGYAEQVAGMYAGMDLKKWY, via the coding sequence ATGTCATTGCGCGATGTGCTCAAGATCCCCAGCCGCGAGGTCACCGACGAGGCGCTCTACCGCGACCGCCGGCGCCTGCTGCAGGCCCTGGCGCTGGCACCGGCGGTGGGCCTGGCCGGTTGCGCCGATGCCGAGCCGCCGCCGCCGCCGAAGACCGTGCTGACCCCGGAACAGGCGCGCAGCGGCTTCCGCACCAGCGAGGAACTGACCCGCTACGAGGACGTGACCAGCTACAACAACTTCTACGAGTTCGGCACCGACAAGACCGATCCGTCGAAGGCGGCCAAGACCCTGCGCACCGCGCCGTGGTCGGTGAAGGTGTCCGGCGAATGCGAAAAGCCCGGCACCCTGGCGCTGGACGACCTGCTCAAGGGCAGCCGCGCCGAGGAGCGCATCTACCGGCTGCGCTGCGTGGAGGGCTGGTCGATGGTGATCCCGTGGCTGGGCGTGCCGCTGGCCGAGGTGCTCAAGCGCTTCGCCCCGACCTCCAAGGCCAAGTACGTTGCCTTCACCACGCTGGCCGATCCGCAGCAGATGCCCGGCGTGCGCTACCGCTCGATCGACTGGCCTTACAAGGAAGGCCTGCGCATCGACGAGGCGATGCACCCGCTGACCCTGCTCGCCACCGGCCTGTACGGCAAGCCGCTGCCGCAGCAGAACGGCGCGCCGCTGCGGCTGGTGGTGCCGTGGAAGTACGGCTTCAAGAGCATCAAGTCGATCGTGGAGATCCGCTTCGTCGAGCGCATGCCGGAAACCGCCTGGCACGAACTGCAGGCCTCCGAGTACGGCTTCTTCTCCAACGTCAATCCGGCGGTGGACCATCCGCGCTGGAGCCAGAAGACCGAGCGCCGCATCGCCGGCAAGGCCAGCAAGCTGTTCGCCGAACGCATCCCGACCCGGCCGTTCAACGGCTATGCCGAGCAGGTGGCGGGGATGTATGCCGGGATGGATCTGAAGAAATGGTATTGA
- the serC gene encoding 3-phosphoserine/phosphohydroxythreonine transaminase, with protein MTRAFNFSAGPAALPESVLRQAQAEMLEWNGVGASIVELSHRGAEFMAVAAEAEADLRRLLGISDDYAVLFLSGGATTQQALLALNFAAPGQTVDYVVTGHWGKTAIKQVTPYANVHVAASGEAGGFHAIPPRAQWQLSADAAYVHITANETIHGVEFRDAPDVGAVPLFADFSSSIAAEPIDVSRYAVIYAGAQKNLGPVGVAVVIIRKDLLQRSGQPRADIFDYRSHAARDSMLNTPPTWNWYLAGLVFKWMLAEGGVEEFARRNQAKSALVYAAIDGSGGFYRNEVVAEARSRMNIPFFLPDETLTARFVAESKAAGLLALKGHKAVGGIRASLYNAMPVAGAQALVAFMRDFQQRNG; from the coding sequence ATGACGCGCGCGTTCAATTTCAGTGCCGGCCCCGCTGCATTGCCGGAATCGGTCCTGCGCCAGGCGCAGGCGGAGATGTTGGAGTGGAACGGCGTGGGCGCCTCGATCGTGGAGCTGAGCCACCGCGGCGCCGAGTTCATGGCGGTGGCGGCCGAGGCCGAGGCCGACCTGCGGCGCCTGCTCGGCATCTCCGACGACTATGCGGTGTTGTTCCTGTCCGGCGGCGCCACCACCCAGCAGGCGCTGCTGGCGCTGAATTTCGCCGCGCCCGGGCAGACCGTGGACTACGTGGTGACCGGGCACTGGGGCAAGACCGCGATCAAGCAGGTGACCCCGTACGCCAACGTGCACGTGGCCGCCAGCGGCGAGGCCGGTGGCTTCCACGCCATCCCGCCGCGCGCGCAATGGCAGCTCAGCGCCGATGCCGCCTACGTGCACATCACCGCCAACGAGACCATCCACGGCGTCGAGTTCCGCGACGCGCCGGACGTGGGCGCGGTGCCGCTGTTCGCCGACTTCAGTTCCAGCATCGCCGCCGAGCCGATCGACGTGTCGCGCTACGCGGTGATCTACGCCGGCGCGCAGAAGAACCTGGGGCCGGTCGGGGTGGCGGTGGTCATCATCCGCAAGGACCTGTTGCAGCGCAGCGGCCAGCCGCGCGCCGACATCTTCGACTACCGCTCGCATGCCGCGCGCGACTCGATGCTCAACACCCCGCCGACCTGGAACTGGTACCTGGCCGGGCTGGTGTTCAAGTGGATGCTGGCCGAGGGCGGGGTGGAGGAGTTCGCGCGCCGCAACCAGGCCAAGTCGGCGCTGGTGTACGCGGCGATCGACGGCTCCGGCGGCTTCTACCGCAACGAGGTGGTGGCCGAGGCGCGCTCGCGGATGAACATCCCGTTCTTCCTGCCGGACGAGACCCTGACCGCGCGCTTCGTCGCCGAATCCAAGGCGGCCGGGCTGCTTGCGCTGAAGGGCCACAAGGCGGTCGGCGGCATCCGCGCCTCGCTGTACAACGCGATGCCGGTGGCCGGCGCGCAGGCGCTGGTCGCCTTCATGCGCGACTTCCAGCAACGCAACGGCTGA